Proteins encoded within one genomic window of Ascaphus truei isolate aAscTru1 chromosome 8, aAscTru1.hap1, whole genome shotgun sequence:
- the CLCN1 gene encoding chloride channel protein 1 isoform X1 yields the protein MEARKGSQSNGCKSGWWGDDPQYQYIQLRDCSSYGIPCQTSPPLQETTEEQLPSHTKTYGHYTEELSQFARKEAGKLLREKQSVSVTKPPDVQRECYSKCHVCVQWVKRYIIRKLGEDWIFLVLLGLVMALVSWSMDYASSKSLLAYKWMYQGLSHNVWLQYLAWVSYPLILILFAAVFCHLVSPQAIGSGIPELKVIMRGVVLKEYLTLKAFVAKVIGLTASLGSGMPLGKEGPFVHIASICAVVLSKFMSVFCGVYQQAYYYTDVLTVGCAVGVGCCFGTPLGGVLFSIEVTSSYFAVRNYWRGFFAATFSAFIFRVLAVWNKDAVTITALFRTNFRMEFPFDLQELPAFAIIGICSGFLGAFFVYLNRQLVLGIRRNQTLSSFLSRYRLIYPAVITFCIATITFPPGFGQFMAGELMPRESISALFDNHTWTKHVGNTAILGRSGAFIHPTVSVFVTLPLFFIMKFLMSVIATTMPIPCGTFMPVFILGAAFGRTVGELMAYLFPDGILFDEIVYKILPGGYAVIGAAALTGAVTHTVSTAVICFELTGQISHILPMLISVIMANVVAQNLQPSLYDSIIQIKRLPYLPELSSCHVSKYNIFVEDIMVKDICYISSCCTYKDLLNVLQSCTHKMLPLVDSAECMVLLGSVETSEIADLLKRILSRERRERLASAPYKGQKSAEPEGKRDSFRYVDEEETAGEEEDKKEPAEECNGPISPNNPLETPSAPSQPVSVCLRFRSAIQRIFCSSEEAKAGDPQKVRGKKFCRGFKEETAGSLQESVVEDTMSPEEISAWEQQELGKPACFDSCLIDPSPFQLVERTSLHKTHTLFSLLGLSQAYITSGGKLRGVIALQELQKAIEGTAQSGVRLRPPFASFRDASHAMSQKKTQRPSPTAPPSPDLSVLPDDPITPATPDSELDDLSGQGSENVSQILRDFRVSSEHSEDDVPL from the exons ACCTATGGACATTACACAGAGGAACTCTCCCAATTTGCTCGTAAGGAAGCTGGCAAGTTACTTCGAGAAAAGCAGAGTGTGAGTGTCACCAAACCGCCTGACGTGCAGAGAGAGTGCTACTCCAAGTGTCATG tctgtgtgcagtgggttaagcGGTACATCATCAGGAAGCTGGGAGAGGATTGGATCTTTCTGGTTCTGCTGGGACTTGTCATGGCGCTGGTGAGCTGGAGCATGGACTATGCCAGCTCCAAGAGCCTACTGG CGTACAAATGGATGTATCAGGGGCTGTCTCACAACGTGTGGTTGCAGTATTTGGCTTGGGTCTCTTACCCTCTCATCCTCATACTTTTCGCTGCTGTTTTTTGCCACCTGGTGTCTCCCCAGGCCATAG GCTCAGGTATCCCGGAGCTCAAGGTGATTATGCGAGGAGTCGTGCTGAAGGAATATTTAACCCTCAAAGCATTTGTGGCCAAAGTCATCGGCCTGACGGCCTCGTTAGGGAGCGGGATGCCCCTGGGGAAGGAG GGCCCATTTGTGCACATTGCCAGTATTTGTGCGGTCGTCCTTAGCAAGTTTATGTCGGTGTTCTGCGGTGTGTACCAG CAGGCGTATTATTACACTGACGTTCTCACAGTGGGATGTGCTGTTGGTGTCGGGTGTTGCTTTGGAACCCCCCTGGGAG GTGTATTATTCAGCATCGAGGTCACCTCCTCATATTTTGCGGTGAGGAACTATTGGCGAGGTTTCTTCGCAGCGACCTTCAGTGCCTTCATCTTCCGAGTCCTTGCTGTCTGGAACAAGGATGCAG TCACCATCACGGCACTTTTCCGCACTAACTTCCGCATGGAGTTCCCCTTTGACCTGCAGGAGCTGCCTGCGTTCGCTATAATTGG TATTTGCTCTGGATTTCTTGGCGCTTTCTTCGTGTACCTGAATCGGCAGCTAGTGCTGGGAATCCGCAGAAACCAAACCTTAAGCAGCTTTCTGAGTCGTTA ccgTCTCATTTACCCAGCTGTAATCACCTTTTGCATTGCGACTATCACTTTCCCTCCGGGATTTGGGCAGTTCATGGCAGGAGAG CTCATGCCTCGGGAGAGTATCAGTGCTCTGTTTGATAACCACACGTGGACAAAGCATGTGGGTAACACTGCGATCCTCGGACGATCTGGGGCTTTCATCCACCCAACGGTCAGCGTCTTCGTGACTCTGCCCCTCTTCTTCATCATGAAG TTTCTGATGTCTGTTATCGCCACTACAATGCCGATACCATGCGGAACCTTCATGCCAGTGTTTATACTCG GAGCGGCCTTTGGAAGGACGGTTGGGGAATTAATGGCTTATCTCTTCCCTGATGGAATTCTGTTTGATGAAATCGTGTACAAGATCTTACCTGGCGGTTATGCTGTGATTG GAGCAGCAGCTCTCACTGGAGCGGTCACGCACACGGTCTCCACGGCTGTCATCTGCTTTGAGTTGACGGGTCAGATATCTCACATCCTTCCAATGCTGATCTCTGTTATCATGGCCAATGTTGTGGCACAAAACCTGCAGCCCAGTCTGTATGACTCCATCATCCAAATTAAGAGGTTGCCCTACCTCCCAGAGCTGTCCTCGTGCCATGTTAG CAAATATAACATCTTTGTGGAAGACATCATGGTGAAGGACATCTGTTATATCTCTTCCTGCTGCACCTACAAAGACCTGCTCAATGTCCTGCAGAGCTGCACACACAAGATGCTGCCCCTGGTGGACTCAGCAG AGTGTATGGTCCTACTGGGGTCCGTTGAGActtcagagattgctgatctgctGAAGAGAATCCTCagccgggagaggagagaacgcCTGGCTTCTGCCCCATACAAGGGTCAGAAGTCTGCAGAGCCTGAGGGCAAGAGAGATTCCTTCCGATATGTGGATGAAGAAGAGACAGCCGGTGAGGAAGAGGATAAGAAAGAG CCTGCTGAGGAATGCAATGGTCCTATCTCCCCAAATAACCCGCTGGAGACACCCAGTGCTCCATCACAGCCAG TCAGCGTTTGTCTCAGGTTTCGTTCTGCAATTCAAAGAATCTTCTGCAGTTCTGAGGAAGCCAAAGCTGGGGACCCACAGAAGGTCAGAGGGAAAAAGTTCTGCAGGGGGTTTAAGGAAGAAACAGCAGGCAGTCTGCAG GAATCCGTGGTTGAGGACACTATGTCACCAGAAGAG ATCTCAGCCTGGGAGCAGCAGGAGCTTGGGAAGCCAGCCTGTTTTGACAGCTGTCTGATTGACCCGTCACCGTTCCAGTTGGTGGAGAGGACTTCCCTTCATAAG ACTCACACTCTCTTCTCACTCCTCGGCCTTAGTCAGGCCTACATCACAAGTGGGGGAAAGCTAAGAGGAGTAATTGCACTGCAAGAG TTACAAAAAGCCATAGAAGGGACAGCCCAGTCTGGTGTCCGCCTGCGTCCTCCTTTTGCCAGTTTTCGAGACGCCAGCCATGCCATGTCTCAAAAAAAGACCCAAAGACCAAGCCCCACGGCTCCTCCTTCCCCAGACCTTTCTGTGCTGCCTGATGACCCCATAACACCTGCAACACCAGACTCAGAGTTGGACGATCTCTCGGGTCAGGGGTCAGAGAACGTGTCCCAGATCCTCAGAGATTTCCGCGTGTCCTCAGAACACAGTGAGGATGATGTACCACTGTAA